A window of the Lactuca sativa cultivar Salinas chromosome 5, Lsat_Salinas_v11, whole genome shotgun sequence genome harbors these coding sequences:
- the LOC128126298 gene encoding uncharacterized protein LOC128126298, translating into MSSNTNALGSNPTGSFSLMNLCGRVIFDGSNFMDWIRNIRMVTRYEDKEYVLDKELKELDESTATPEEIAEFRTHERDATKVACIMMATMTAELQKSYEDYYPFEMHQDLMERYHQSARQERYVIISSIITTCMKDGDSVTAHMQKMQRYVDRLLKLNVNIPEELAIDIILHSLPSCYDHFRMTYHMNKEEVTLSKLQGLLKNAESGLKGKAVVTSTTPTSTSTPVLAIGQGKGKKRKHPSKGTKGKSLEGSSSKTKSGSVTPSAIPKVAECFYFHEKAHWKRNCTKYLQDLKDGKVKPTHAGPKKK; encoded by the exons atgtcttccaacactaatgctttaggctctaacccaactggttctttctctctcatgaatctttgtgggagggtcatctttgatggttccaacttcatggattggattaggaacatcaggatggttactcgttatgaggacaaggaatatgtcctcgataaggagttaaaagagcttgatgagtctactgctactcctgaagagatcgctgaattcaggacacatgagagagatgctactaaggtggcatgtatcatgatggccacgatgacagccgagctccaaaagtcttatgaagattattacccttttgagatgcaccaggacctgatggaaaggtaccatcagagtgctcgtcaggagcggtatgtaataatctcctccataataactacctgcatgaaggacggtgattccgtcacggctcacatgcaaaagatgcaaaggtatgtggaccgtttgctgaagctgaatgtgaacatccctgaggagttggcaattgatatcattttgcactccttaccttcttgttatgatcattttcgtatgacatatcatatgaacaaggaggaagttaccctcagcaagcttcaaggactcttgaagaatGCTGaatccggtcttaagggcaaggcggttgttacctctactactcctacttcAACATcaacccctgttttagctatcgggcaaggcaaagggaaaaagaggaagcacccttcgaagggtaccaagggaaagtctcttgaaggctcctcatcgaagaccaagagcggttctgtcactccttctgccattcccaaggttgctgaatgcttttatttccatgaaaaggcacactggaagcgaaactgcactaagtacttgcaggatctaaaggatgggaaagtgaaacccactcatgcag ggcctaagaagaagtga